One window of Papaver somniferum cultivar HN1 chromosome 9, ASM357369v1, whole genome shotgun sequence genomic DNA carries:
- the LOC113312920 gene encoding uncharacterized protein LOC113312920: MAIKNIETQMSQLAASIGKLEARAAGKLPSQPFVNPREHVNAVTLRSGRQVEDPNPDTGAEHVPGTGPDGFPIKFYVLCWDISKHDIMLVFKELQEKNFLDWRLKNTFIALIPKKQTIEEIKDLIPISLVQGVYKIVSKVLTDRLKAVLPDFISSHQSDFIKKRKILDGVLVANELIDSRERLGKPGLLIKVDFEKAFDHVNWDFLDEMFALMGFGNKWRRWIRCCVEFVRFSVLINGPSADDPLIFLDADIEQIKNLRLILLSFEQLTVLPTTYLGLPLGDKSGGVAKWDKVIDNISKIFYQVGTSQFLVDQIENIIRDFLWHEKKGRRKMHLVKWPALYKRRKFGGLGIKSIKKTNQDLLTKWHWRYATEKEVLWREIVAEKYGSETMNWFSKIPKCSYGKSVWKGIMQCNSIFRSHVKFKAKSGRTIKFWLDRWLLDEPLCLKYPNLFSVSKTKNNSIAEIFQENQWNLEVPRRQNNDVRTELEDLQSKLQLVFLDSNADDEIIWDIDSKGSFTVKSTYDSLAQDPTDMDSSYILNYVTEEDAYKV, encoded by the exons ATGGCGATTAAGAACATTGAGACACAAATGAGTCAATTAGCCGCTTCCATAGGAAAGTTAGAAGCACGAGCAGCTGGGAAACTACCATCTCAACcgtttgtgaacccaagagagcacgttaatgcGGTGACGTTAAGGAGTGGAAGGCAAGTAGAAGATCCAAATCCGGATACAGGGGCAGAACATGTACCCGGTACAGGGCCAGATGGTTTTCCCATAAAATTTTATGTTCTCTGTTGGgatatatcaaaacatgatattaTGTTGGTTTTTAAGGAGTTGCAGGAGAAGAATTTTTTGGATTGGAGGCTTAAAAACACTTTTATAGCCTTAATTCCAAAAAAACAAACCATTGAAGAGATAAAGGATTTGATACCCATCAGTTTAGTTCAAGGAGTTTACAAAATTGTCTCTAAGGTATTGACTGATAGGTTAAAAGCAGTTTTGCCGGATTTTATTTCTTCTCATCAAAGTGATTTCATCAAGAAAAGGAAGATTCTAGATGGTGTGTTAGTAGCAAATGAACTTATTGATTCCAGGGAAAGACTTGGAAAACCTGGATTGTTAATCAAAGTGGATTTTGAAAAAGCATTTGATCATGTAAATTGGGATTTCTTGGATGAAATGTTTGCTCTCATGGGGTTTGGAAATAAATGGAGAAGATGGATCAGGTGTTGTGTGGAATTTGTCAGATTTTCAGTATTGATTAATGGCCCTTCTGCAG atgacCCTTTAATCTTTTTGGATGCTGACATTGAACAAATAAAGAATCTCAGACTAATCCTATTGTCTTTTGAACAACTTACag TACTACCCACTACTTACTTGGGTCTTCCTCTTGGTGACAAAAGTGGTGGAGTGGCAAAATGGGATAAAGTCATTGataatatttcaaaaatattttacCAGGTTGGAACAAGTCAATTCTTAGTAGATCAG ATTGAAAATATTATTAGAGACTTCTTGTGGcatgaaaaaaaaggaagaagaaaaatgcaTTTAGTGAAGTGGCCTGCTCTCtacaaaagaagaaaatttggaggtTTGGGTATTAAAAGCATTAAGAAAACGAATCAGGATCTCTTAACAAAGTGGCATTGGAGGTATGCTACAGAAAAAGAAGTTTTATGGAGGGAAATTGTGGCTGAGAAGTATGGCTCTGAAACAATGAATTGGTTTTCTAAGATTCCTAAATGTTCTTATGGGAAATCAGTTTGGAAGGGAATAATGCAATGCAACTCTATATTCAgaagtcatgttaagtttaaaGCTAAGTCTGGTAGAACTATAAAATTCTGGTTGGATAGATGGTTGTTGGATGAACCTTTGTGTTTGAAGTATCCAAACTTATTCTCAGTCTCTAAAACTAAAAATAATTCAATTGCAGAGAtttttcaagaaaatcaatgGAATCTGGAAGTTCCTAGAAGACAAAACAATGATGTTAGAACTGAACTTGAAGATCTCCAAAGTAAGTTGCAACTGGTTTTTCTTGACTCCAATGCAGATGATGAAATTATATGGGATATTGACAGTAAAGGCTCTTTCACTGTGAAGTCCACTTATGATTCCCTTGCTCAAGATCCAACTGATATGGATTCTTCTTATATTTTAAA